The genomic interval CACGTTCAGGTGCCGTCAATTTGAAGTTAATTTGAGATTTATAGAGTACATAGAGCCTGTTTAAGTCTGCGCTATGCTTTGTGTCACAGGAGGAGATGCATCTTAAACAGTTTGGGTAGAAAAGAAAAGTACACAAGGCAAGTCGAGAGAGTCTCTCCCACGCAGAATTGAACAGGAAGTCAATTGCTGTTCAGCACGTCTTTGGTGCTAGTCATTCATGCTACAATCACAATTTCTCACCTACTGACAACTGAGGCTATGCAACACTGCAAAGATGATAGAGGAATTGGCAGCTGTGAGGCGTGAGGGGCGGCCTCCTCTCCGTGACCAGTGTGACAAACAGAGGGTCTTTTCAGAAACTATTGGCTGCACTCCAAACCCAGGAGGGGGTCTGGCAAAGGCTCATGGGAAACCGTGATGAAAACAATATTTAATTGAGCAATAGTTGTTATTTTTCTCACGTCAACAGGAAATACATAGAGAACACAGATCTTATCCACAAATACGTACAACAGCTTGTTAGTGGATAATCAATAAGAGTAAAGTTCCAGAGagtaaagtatatatatatatattttttgtatgctAGAAAGGAGTGGTTATTGAGATCACACATTTACAAAGAAAAGTAAGAGAGTTATGTACTTACTATAACCCATACCCTGAACAAAGTACTTGAAGGCCTCTGCCagtttccctggctgtggagGAGATTACAGTAAATTAgttatcaaaaatatatatttatatgacAATGATTTAAAAAGCTATATAAGCATATAATAACTTTCAGATCATCAAACCTCACCTGCACAACCTGAGGTAAGCCTCCACAATCAGCCATCtacagagagaagggggagaaagagagaacttCTGAGTCGCTACACGTGATGCAATAGCTTAGCATATAATATTGATTATTCAGGAGGAAAATGCATAACACACACAGGATATGCTTCGCCTCACCTTAAACAGTGTAGTCTTGATTGGATTTAACCTGGAATTGCACTCCACCTGAAACAAGTTTAAAGAGAGTAAATTAACTAAATTCATTACATAAAGGAACTGATATTCAACATTTAGTTCCATCATCCTACTATATATACACAAGCATGTAGAAGTGCATGATCTATAATCACAAGCTAAACAACAACCACCCTAACTAACTCACCACTGCCTCCACTGCAGGAGATGTGTCTCCAACCACCAACAGAGAAGGGCAcctggaggggaagaggaggttcTGCTTGAGCATACAAATGCATACTGCCAGTAGTGCCATTCACTCCAAACATCGGAGgctgctaggtggctagtagtatttatttattgtattattataatcattattttaaacaggacaaatctgagggagCACGCGCCCCTGTGCCCCCTGTCGGCATGACGCCTCTGCATACTGCCCGAAAACACAGTAAAACCAGTTGAAACTCACGTCAGTGTGTTCACTGTGTCCTCATTAAGACCAATTACTGGCCTCTCGATTTCCAGATCCCGACGACTGTTATtgtaaaagaaaaagaaaagacaAGGTTAAAGCCACATTCATCCAGCCAGTAGTAGAGCCAACGACTATGGTGGGCAGGAGTGAATCCCTGCTCCCTCTCCACTCCTGCCCAGCGTACCCGTTGTAGGAGGCACAGAAGAGGGCCAGGTTGTCCTGGTTGATGTCCTGGGCGATGTGAAGGCGGTAGGTCTGGACCAGCTCCTGGTTGTCTGTCAGCTCATCCTGGAGGAACACACAAGGCGTCAGAATGTGTGTGGATGGTATCATGATGTCGTCTTATATCACTTTTAAAACTATACAAATGTTCACTTTCAAACCAGGTTATCAAAGGTGAATGGAACTCCTAGTCAAAGGTGGGCAGATGCCAACCCATCATACTTACAGTGCTGAAGTGATGAGCCATCACAGTGTCCACAATGTTACTGGTCcacccagagagctgttgagAAAAAAACAGGACAAGGTCTATAAATAACGCATAGCTAAAGTGACAGTCTTCTGGGAGTTCACAAGGATCTATAGCTTTGCATTCAAAGATGGGTGATTGGTTAGAGAACTACTGACCTTGGAGGCAGCCCAGTCAATCCATCCCTCGGCACACGGATCCACGTTGATCAGAACCAGGCCCTCTACCAGAGTAGGGTTGTTCAGCTGCAGGCGAGAGGAACAACATGTCAGTCCCCAACATGAGGCGAAGTAGTATAGGAGCATACCAGTCTTCATAAATGGTATAGTAAGGAaggaatgatgatgatgaacatCTTAGGGAGATGTAGTGATTGGCATTAAAACTGCATTCAGAATGCTACAAGCTTTTGTCATTTTCAAGAAAGGCCAGATGTATCAACATAGGCTGCTGAGATGCTGGTTACCTGAAACTACGTTTATGGAATTTGAAAATCTAATTAATTCAGAATGAGAGCAGACCTCCAGAAGAACATCCAACTATGTGACCCTTATAAATGGACTCCTAGGCCCTTGAGGTCTAGAACATTTAAAAAAGATATCTTGTTTTTCCATATCCAATCTTTTTCAATCCACACAAAGAGCCTCTGGGTCTGTGTTGGGGGCTCTGGAGTGGGTGGGATGTGGACAGAGATTTATGGATCATATTCTAATAATAGCTTACTACATCATTAATCAGATATGTGAAAGACAATAAATGCCAAACAAATTGAAAATCCAATCATGTTTGAGTACTTATGACTGAGTGTGTACAGACTACAGAGCTTCCTGTCTCCTTTCCAGAGCCCTCTCAGACGGGACAAGGAGGAGCTGAGAGTTAGCACCGGGCAGAGGATCAGCTGGTTCCCTTGGAGATGTTAAAATGCACTGCTCCCGAGGTATGACTGCGCAAAAATCTAGAATCATCAACTTCTCTGAAAGCTTGTCCTGTTTTTAAATCAAATGCAGCAACAGTTGTTACCAATCTAACTTGTTTCCATTTCATTCCAACTGATGGAATTTGAAAATCAAATTTTGCTCATTAATTCTGAATGAGAGCAGACCCCCAGAGGAACATCCAACTCTGTGATTCCTAAATCCTCCAGACTAATTCCACCccacacccccctcctcctccatctttcagtgctctctctctactccttctTTACGTGCTCTTTCTGCTCTCTTGTAGAGAGAGAATTCAGCAGAGCTATAAAACAAACAGGCATTGAGTGCAGAAAGAGGAAGAACACGAGAGGGACAGTGAGAGATTGAGAGTACAACAAGGTGATACGCCCCCCTCAGAATGGCAAGGTTTATAATAAACAAGAGGACTGGTGAAATGCTGCTGCATGGGTTGGTTGTGAAGCACTGATATACAGACTGACATACAACCTCTGTAATAGACCAGACTGGGAGACAGGAGATTTAGAAATTAAAATGGACAGATGAGAGAGCTGCTGTCAGTGTTATGTAGACTTACTGCAAACCGGGATAGGATGTAGGCTCCTGCTCCCACGCCAATCCCAATCACACTGTTCACCCTGTGGACATCAGGAAATAGATCACACCATCAGCAACACCAACTTACTGGCATTCCAGTCTATCCATCATCACCTAATGACTCAACTGGTCAATGTCCATGTCACTCACTTGAGCTGAGTCATAACCGAGGGCAGCATCTCAGACAGTTCGTCCATAGTagggtactggtaccctgtgggGAAGGGTGGTGCCGCCTCCTGCTGTCCAGGGGCGTCCACATGGACCACAGCAAAGTGCTGCGTGATCTCCAGCATGTCCTCAAAGTTAAACAGCGTGTTGAAGCATGACTTATCTGTACAGAGAGGGGAACAAAAAGATAGCAATGCAAACCCATTCATAAGAGAAAAAGAATAAAATACATCTAGAAACAAGATACACAAGAATGGCACAAATCTGTACATATCATACATCAAACACAGAACCATGGCATAAACCTTCAAGTATTACTCATAGAAGTTATGTTACATGTTTAAAACCACACTGCATCTTAGATAATGTCTTAGATAATGTCTTAGATAATGCTATATGGTTTAATCGTGCACACTCACGGTTGAGGCCAATGTCATGGTAGGTGAGGATGACTGGCCGGTTGCCCTTGGGAACGCCCCTCATGGTCACATGGAGCACGCCATGGGTAGTCTCGATATCATGCTCCTGCAGCCAATCAGAGAGGAGAACAGATAGGTCAGGGTGTTGGTAGACAGATGTAAACAGTATGGAAGTAGGGAGGGAGACATCCTGGTGGCCAGACAGACCCAACAGGCCCTTGAGGTCTAGGATATTTTAAACATTGTTTTTCCATATCCAATCTTTTTCAATCTACACAAAGAGCCTCTGGGTCTGTGTTGGGGGCTCTGGAGTGGGTGGGATGTGGACAGAGATTTATGGATCATATTCTAATAATAGCTTACTACATCATTAATCAGATATGTGAAAGACAATAAATGCCAAACAAATTGAAAATCCAATCATCTGTGAGTACTTATGACTGAGTGTGTACAGACTACAGAGCTCCCTGTCTCCTTTCCAGAGCCCTCTCAGACGGGACAAGGAAGAGCTGAGAGTTAGCACTGGGCAGAGGATCAGCTGGTTCCCTTGGAGATTTTAAAATGCACTGCTCCCGAGGTATGACTGCGCAAAAATCTAGAATCATCGCCTTCTCTGAAAGCTGCCACTGCAGGGAGGAGTAACCCTCCGCTATTAAAATTCAGACACTGAAACTGCCTTAATTtctctccatgcctctctctGAGCGGAAATGTCTTTATAAGAGACTACAGCCATCCATAACATTATGATTCCAAGTCTGTGCATTAAGTTGTCAGTGTAAATTAGTCTTGGTGAGTGGGGCAAATTAGGCCCAAAAAGATGAGACAGCAATAAATTACCATCTTACTGAGCTTCATCGATATCATGACTTGAAACAGGAAGGGATGTAACACACCAAGAAAATAACAGCATCATTCCCTGGCGTGCCTCCAAACGTTCTACAGACCTATCCTGGACCTTCTAGACTCGTGACAGAAGTATCTGCTGacgtcacacaccacaacacGGCGCAAGGTCGGCATGACTTGGGACTGCGTATCTGAGTGTGGGTGTGTATTTAACAGCATGAGGGAGTGCTGGGCCTAGTCTCAGGGCCCAGTGGTAATCAataataaagaaagagagagagagagagagagagagagagagagagagagagagagagagagagagaggggagcctcCTCTGCTCAGAATCAGGGCTGGGAATACTGCAGCAGGCACCATTTTAGAAATGAGAATGGTGGCTATCAAAGTTCCTCTGGAGATGGTGAAGGTTAAACCTTCCTGTCAAGGACAAGGCAGCAGTATCTCTGTCTGAGATCTCAATCAGACATACCAGCCATTTTCTATGCTTTAAAATGCACTAATATGAGGTTATTGTCAGATTAAGTCTTCAATGAAATGACAGAGACAAGTACATGCAGTAATAATCAACCAGACACCCACGGAGTGGAGACACAAACAGCAGAACAGAAACACGAAGACACATGCAACAGGTTAACTAACGCCTTTACTATTATCTGTTGTATTTATGAAC from Salvelinus alpinus chromosome 2, SLU_Salpinus.1, whole genome shotgun sequence carries:
- the LOC139557076 gene encoding protein NDRG3-like isoform X1; the encoded protein is MDELQDVQLTEIKPLLTNKNSRNFQDFDCQEHDIETTHGVLHVTMRGVPKGNRPVILTYHDIGLNHKSCFNTLFNFEDMLEITQHFAVVHVDAPGQQEAAPPFPTGYQYPTMDELSEMLPSVMTQLKVNSVIGIGVGAGAYILSRFALNNPTLVEGLVLINVDPCAEGWIDWAASKLSGWTSNIVDTVMAHHFSTDELTDNQELVQTYRLHIAQDINQDNLALFCASYNGRRDLEIERPVIGLNEDTVNTLTCPSLLVVGDTSPAVEAVVECNSRLNPIKTTLFKMADCGGLPQVVQPGKLAEAFKYFVQGMGYIPYVLLSHLSNESVPTAGMTRLARSRTTSSTSITSMDSSRSRNLNNLLEGANTTGGLDNQPGPQTMEVSC
- the LOC139557076 gene encoding protein NDRG3-like isoform X3, which produces MDELQDVQLTEIKPLLTNKNSRNFQDFDCQEHDIETTHGVLHVTMRGVPKGNRPVILTYHDIGLNHKSCFNTLFNFEDMLEITQHFAVVHVDAPGQQEAAPPFPTGYQYPTMDELSEMLPSVMTQLKVNSVIGIGVGAGAYILSRFALNNPTLVEGLVLINVDPCAEGWIDWAASKLSGWTSNIVDTVMAHHFSTDELTDNQELVQTYRLHIAQDINQDNLALFCASYNGRRDLEIERPVIGLNEDTVNTLTCPSLLVVGDTSPAVEAVVECNSRLNPIKTTLFKMADCGGLPQVVQPGKLAEAFKYFVQGMGYMPTAGMTRLARSRTTSSTSITSMDSSRSRNLNNLLEGANTTGGLDNQPGPQTMEVSC
- the LOC139557076 gene encoding protein NDRG3-like isoform X4, which produces MSAILDLDQIACSGNALEHDIETTHGVLHVTMRGVPKGNRPVILTYHDIGLNHKSCFNTLFNFEDMLEITQHFAVVHVDAPGQQEAAPPFPTGYQYPTMDELSEMLPSVMTQLKVNSVIGIGVGAGAYILSRFALNNPTLVEGLVLINVDPCAEGWIDWAASKLSGWTSNIVDTVMAHHFSTDELTDNQELVQTYRLHIAQDINQDNLALFCASYNGRRDLEIERPVIGLNEDTVNTLTCPSLLVVGDTSPAVEAVVECNSRLNPIKTTLFKMADCGGLPQVVQPGKLAEAFKYFVQGMGYMPTAGMTRLARSRTTSSTSITSMDSSRSRNLNNLLEGANTTGGLDNQPGPQTMEVSC
- the LOC139557076 gene encoding protein NDRG3-like isoform X2 → MSAILDLDQIACSGNALEHDIETTHGVLHVTMRGVPKGNRPVILTYHDIGLNHKSCFNTLFNFEDMLEITQHFAVVHVDAPGQQEAAPPFPTGYQYPTMDELSEMLPSVMTQLKVNSVIGIGVGAGAYILSRFALNNPTLVEGLVLINVDPCAEGWIDWAASKLSGWTSNIVDTVMAHHFSTDELTDNQELVQTYRLHIAQDINQDNLALFCASYNGRRDLEIERPVIGLNEDTVNTLTCPSLLVVGDTSPAVEAVVECNSRLNPIKTTLFKMADCGGLPQVVQPGKLAEAFKYFVQGMGYIPYVLLSHLSNESVPTAGMTRLARSRTTSSTSITSMDSSRSRNLNNLLEGANTTGGLDNQPGPQTMEVSC